One segment of Panicum virgatum strain AP13 chromosome 1K, P.virgatum_v5, whole genome shotgun sequence DNA contains the following:
- the LOC120708732 gene encoding uncharacterized protein LOC120708732 isoform X2, whose amino-acid sequence MDRLQRRNPSSRPHSTSLKPPRPPRGPNIQHPPASRPLPEPPSPVCDAKTAEYKFFKKLCEQSGQSSRSYKHPHQSIEPKISKQKGGPHNVTTVRKFSVQGNTVCYEDPPTTPAKNGEIPSEQVNAQSPHSEYDDKDTPQFNSHGCFSSIHVFTPIAETSFDVTGTSGNIDREPVSGQIFSEKRSKLLKIAAKTVSMGIAELFQRRLEFVGDILERLGAKNIIRKQEGSMRHSKIDCREAPAITKGQFDKLLDYRRSDFTSPTKLRRTGKSSPSNASDDACEFMALPWVHNQDHLSFIDWKNHLPRGDSTARECMALPWLCVNDISSSDWKRGIVRNQASNLLLDVEPYIQRRPASANELSLNGQTASNDQHGWSPMLSVKLAESYRDRLSFPCQIEEQHHAVPYAILNTSWQSDHHSSTEQCVSISAGLEREYRKESGPFNNSDSRFFTGFDQLPVKSAASSFLDSGYEILHRFSAGNGSQSNNMVFSVNTGCLNPIFSTSEHPYELGAKSLHDSAVGVSCLAGLEEKYSREVELSDNSDKLLQVLDQLPVKFTPSSFYNEEPRIRDDHLLRSISSCSPEDTSSILPLDANDGGLNSLSSYSAHPCKPDWNSLNDSSTELWSSVNQLQSHANLGAVLGFMPNGSAYCDLVEGQHSLMLVQGNLNNDILGITDRSFFGSCSALDNIREALMLSSDGITW is encoded by the exons atggATCGCCTGCAGCGCCGGAACCCTAGCAGTCGGCCCCATTCCACTTCGCTGAAGCCCCCGCGGCCCCCGCGAGGCCCGAACATCCAGCACCCGCCGGCGTCGAGGCCCCTCCCGGAGCCCCCCTCCCCAG TTTGTGATGCGAAAACTGCTGAATACAAGTTCTTTAAGAAATTGTGTGAACAGTCAGGCCAGAGCTCTCGTTCGTACAAGCATCCTCATCAAAGTATTGAGCCAAAGATCTCCAAACAGAAAGGAG GACCTCATAATGTGACTACAGTCAGAAAGTTCTCTGTCCAAGGAAATACTGTGTGTTATGAGGACCCTCCTACTACACCGGCGAAGAATGGGGAAATCCCTAGTGAGCAAGTGAATGCGCAATCCCCCCATTCTG AATATGATGATAAGGATACACCTCAATTCAACTCACATGGTTGCTTTTCGAGTATTCATGTTTTCACACCTATAGCTGAGACATCATTTGATGTTACTGGGACTTCAGGAAATATTG ATAGAGAACCTGTAAGTGGACAGATCTTTTCAGAGAAGAGAAGCAAATTATTAAAGATCGCTGCAAAAACAGTCTCAATGGGAATTGCTGAGTTGTTCCAAAGAAG GTTGGAATTTGTAGGTGACATCCTGGAGAGGTTAGGTGCCAAAAACATCATAAGAAAG CAAGAAGGGTCGATGAGGCACAGTAAAATTGACTGCAGAGAAGCTCCTGCTATTACCAAAGGCCAGTTCGATAAATTGCTAGATTACAGGCGAAGTGACTTTACTTCGCCAACCAAGCTGAGAAGAACTGGTAAAAGTTCACCCTCTAATGCAAGTGATGATGCATGTGAGTTTATGGCTTTACCTTGGGTACACAATCAGGACCATCTAAGTTTTATTGATTGGAAAAATCACTTGCCTCGTGGAGATAGCACAGCACGTGAGTGCATGGCATTGCCATGGTTGTGTGTCAATGATATTTCGAGTTCTGATTGGAAGAGAGGCATTGTTCGCAACCAGGCTTCAAACTTATTACTAGATGTCGAACCATACATCCAGAGAAGACCAGCTTCAGCTAATGAGTTGAGCTTGAATGGTCAAACTGCTTCAAATGATCAGCATGGATGGAGCCCAATGTTGTCAGTAAAACTCGCTGAGTCATATCGAGATAGATTATCCTTCCCCTGTCAGATTGAGGAGCAGCATCACGCGGTACCATATGCAATCTTGAATACCTCCTGGCAATCTGACCACCATAGCTCCACGGAACAATGTGTTTCTATTTCAGCTGGACTGGAGAGGGAATACCGAAAAGAGTCAGGACCGTTTAATAATTCTGACTCCAGATTTTTTACTGGGTTTGATCAGTTACCTGTAAAATCAGCTGCTTCAAGCTTTTTGGACAGTGGATATGAAATTCTGCACAGATTTTCAGCTGGAAATGGAAGTCAAAGCAACAACATGGTTTTCAGTGTAAACACAGGTTGTCTgaatccaatattttcaacttcaGAGCATCCATATGAGCTTGGTGCAAAGAGCCTGCATGATTCTGCTGTTGGTGTATCTTGTTTGGCTGGACTGGAGGAGAAATACTCCAGAGAGGTAGAACTGTCTGATAATTCTGATAAGCTTCTTCAGGTGTTGGATCAGTTACCTGTGAAATTCACCCCTTCAAGTTTTTATAATGAAGAGCCCAGAATTCGGGATGATCATCTTCTCAGATCTATCAGTAGCTGTTCCCCAGAGGACACAAGCAGCATTTTGCCCCTGGATGCAAATGATGGTGGTCTGAATTCCCTGTCTTCATATTCAGCGCACCCTTGTAAGCCAGATTGGAATAGCTTGAATGACTCTTCTACAGAATTGTGGTCATCGGTGAATCAACTCCAATCTCATGCTAATTTGGGAGCTGTGCTTGGTTTCATGCCAAATGGAAGTGCTTACTGCGATTTGGTGGAAGGTCAACACAGCCTCATGCTAGTCCAAGGCAACCTGAACAACGACATTCTTGGCATAACTGATCGATCGTTCTTTGGTTCTTGCTCTGCTTTGGATAACATCAGGGAGGCTCTAATGTTATCTTCTGATGGCATAACATGGTAG
- the LOC120708732 gene encoding uncharacterized protein LOC120708732 isoform X1, with the protein MDRLQRRNPSSRPHSTSLKPPRPPRGPNIQHPPASRPLPEPPSPDGRQRKKVRFANEGEGGSHHIGGRQVTKIREVAKNKPQVCDAKTAEYKFFKKLCEQSGQSSRSYKHPHQSIEPKISKQKGGPHNVTTVRKFSVQGNTVCYEDPPTTPAKNGEIPSEQVNAQSPHSEYDDKDTPQFNSHGCFSSIHVFTPIAETSFDVTGTSGNIDREPVSGQIFSEKRSKLLKIAAKTVSMGIAELFQRRLEFVGDILERLGAKNIIRKQEGSMRHSKIDCREAPAITKGQFDKLLDYRRSDFTSPTKLRRTGKSSPSNASDDACEFMALPWVHNQDHLSFIDWKNHLPRGDSTARECMALPWLCVNDISSSDWKRGIVRNQASNLLLDVEPYIQRRPASANELSLNGQTASNDQHGWSPMLSVKLAESYRDRLSFPCQIEEQHHAVPYAILNTSWQSDHHSSTEQCVSISAGLEREYRKESGPFNNSDSRFFTGFDQLPVKSAASSFLDSGYEILHRFSAGNGSQSNNMVFSVNTGCLNPIFSTSEHPYELGAKSLHDSAVGVSCLAGLEEKYSREVELSDNSDKLLQVLDQLPVKFTPSSFYNEEPRIRDDHLLRSISSCSPEDTSSILPLDANDGGLNSLSSYSAHPCKPDWNSLNDSSTELWSSVNQLQSHANLGAVLGFMPNGSAYCDLVEGQHSLMLVQGNLNNDILGITDRSFFGSCSALDNIREALMLSSDGITW; encoded by the exons atggATCGCCTGCAGCGCCGGAACCCTAGCAGTCGGCCCCATTCCACTTCGCTGAAGCCCCCGCGGCCCCCGCGAGGCCCGAACATCCAGCACCCGCCGGCGTCGAGGCCCCTCCCGGAGCCCCCCTCCCCAG ATGGAAGGCAAAGGAAAAAGGTTCGATTTGCAAATGAAGGTGAAGGTGGTAGTCACCACATAGGTGGGAGACAGGTCACTAAAATACGAGAAGTTGCCAAAAACAAACCTCAAG TTTGTGATGCGAAAACTGCTGAATACAAGTTCTTTAAGAAATTGTGTGAACAGTCAGGCCAGAGCTCTCGTTCGTACAAGCATCCTCATCAAAGTATTGAGCCAAAGATCTCCAAACAGAAAGGAG GACCTCATAATGTGACTACAGTCAGAAAGTTCTCTGTCCAAGGAAATACTGTGTGTTATGAGGACCCTCCTACTACACCGGCGAAGAATGGGGAAATCCCTAGTGAGCAAGTGAATGCGCAATCCCCCCATTCTG AATATGATGATAAGGATACACCTCAATTCAACTCACATGGTTGCTTTTCGAGTATTCATGTTTTCACACCTATAGCTGAGACATCATTTGATGTTACTGGGACTTCAGGAAATATTG ATAGAGAACCTGTAAGTGGACAGATCTTTTCAGAGAAGAGAAGCAAATTATTAAAGATCGCTGCAAAAACAGTCTCAATGGGAATTGCTGAGTTGTTCCAAAGAAG GTTGGAATTTGTAGGTGACATCCTGGAGAGGTTAGGTGCCAAAAACATCATAAGAAAG CAAGAAGGGTCGATGAGGCACAGTAAAATTGACTGCAGAGAAGCTCCTGCTATTACCAAAGGCCAGTTCGATAAATTGCTAGATTACAGGCGAAGTGACTTTACTTCGCCAACCAAGCTGAGAAGAACTGGTAAAAGTTCACCCTCTAATGCAAGTGATGATGCATGTGAGTTTATGGCTTTACCTTGGGTACACAATCAGGACCATCTAAGTTTTATTGATTGGAAAAATCACTTGCCTCGTGGAGATAGCACAGCACGTGAGTGCATGGCATTGCCATGGTTGTGTGTCAATGATATTTCGAGTTCTGATTGGAAGAGAGGCATTGTTCGCAACCAGGCTTCAAACTTATTACTAGATGTCGAACCATACATCCAGAGAAGACCAGCTTCAGCTAATGAGTTGAGCTTGAATGGTCAAACTGCTTCAAATGATCAGCATGGATGGAGCCCAATGTTGTCAGTAAAACTCGCTGAGTCATATCGAGATAGATTATCCTTCCCCTGTCAGATTGAGGAGCAGCATCACGCGGTACCATATGCAATCTTGAATACCTCCTGGCAATCTGACCACCATAGCTCCACGGAACAATGTGTTTCTATTTCAGCTGGACTGGAGAGGGAATACCGAAAAGAGTCAGGACCGTTTAATAATTCTGACTCCAGATTTTTTACTGGGTTTGATCAGTTACCTGTAAAATCAGCTGCTTCAAGCTTTTTGGACAGTGGATATGAAATTCTGCACAGATTTTCAGCTGGAAATGGAAGTCAAAGCAACAACATGGTTTTCAGTGTAAACACAGGTTGTCTgaatccaatattttcaacttcaGAGCATCCATATGAGCTTGGTGCAAAGAGCCTGCATGATTCTGCTGTTGGTGTATCTTGTTTGGCTGGACTGGAGGAGAAATACTCCAGAGAGGTAGAACTGTCTGATAATTCTGATAAGCTTCTTCAGGTGTTGGATCAGTTACCTGTGAAATTCACCCCTTCAAGTTTTTATAATGAAGAGCCCAGAATTCGGGATGATCATCTTCTCAGATCTATCAGTAGCTGTTCCCCAGAGGACACAAGCAGCATTTTGCCCCTGGATGCAAATGATGGTGGTCTGAATTCCCTGTCTTCATATTCAGCGCACCCTTGTAAGCCAGATTGGAATAGCTTGAATGACTCTTCTACAGAATTGTGGTCATCGGTGAATCAACTCCAATCTCATGCTAATTTGGGAGCTGTGCTTGGTTTCATGCCAAATGGAAGTGCTTACTGCGATTTGGTGGAAGGTCAACACAGCCTCATGCTAGTCCAAGGCAACCTGAACAACGACATTCTTGGCATAACTGATCGATCGTTCTTTGGTTCTTGCTCTGCTTTGGATAACATCAGGGAGGCTCTAATGTTATCTTCTGATGGCATAACATGGTAG